From Pseudodesulfovibrio nedwellii:
TTCCCGAAATCGTCCGGCATCGACCTCTTTTTTCAAATTCCGATTGGTAGCCGCGATAATACGCGTATCCACATGGATGGGTTTAACCGACCCTAACGGTTCAATAGTCTTTTCCTGCAAAGCACGAAGCAACTTGGCTTGAAGCGCAGCAGGCATTTCGCCTATTTCATCCAAAAACAATGTGCCGCCATCAGCCAATTGGAACCGACCAGGCTTGTCCTTGACCGCACCGGTAAACGCGCCTTTTTCGTAACCGAACAATTCCGATTCAAGCAGATCATCCGGCAAAGCCGCACAGTTGACCTTGATGAGCGGACGCTTTGCCCGATGGCTTGCCCGATGCAATCCTTCAGCTACAAGTTCCTTACCCGTGCCAGATGGTCCGAGTATAAGTACTGTCGCCTCGGAAGGACCGGCCTGACCAATGAGATCGCGTACCCGTTCGATACCGGGGCTGGCCCCAATAAAATCGGCCTCGCCGCTCACTTCGGCCCTGAGCCGTACATTTTCCTCAAGCAACTTGTGATATTCAAACGCCTTGCCAATAACTGCCGTCAACTCGTCGTTGTCAGCGGGTTTGGTCAAATAGTCGAAGGCTCCTTTCTTCATGGCATCAACGGCACTGCCGACACTGCCGAAGGCCGTCAACAGAACCACAGGCATGCTCGGACGCCGAATCTGCAACTCCTTGAGCAATTGCATACCGTCCATACCGGGCATTTTCATGTCCACCATGGCCACATCGGGAAATGTGTCCGACTCGGCTTCCTCGGCCAGAACTCGCAAGGCCTGTTCGCCTGAATCAGCTTCGAGAACCGTCCAATCTTCTTCCTCAAGAACGGCACGGACCATCATCCGATGGCCTGGCTCGTCATCAACAACGAGGACAATACGTTCTTCAGTCATATATCTACTTCCTTAGCTATCGCTTTCGGTATTCTTCGGGAAAAAAAGTTTCATTTCGGTGCCGTCACCCAGTTCGGAGTGAATAACCACCTCGCCCTTATGCGCCCGCATGATATTCTGGACAATGGCAAGGCCAAGACCGGTACCGGTCTTCTTGCCGGTCACAAACGGCTTGAACACGTCGCCTTCCAGATTGGGGTCCATACCCGGTCCGTTGTCAGCCACGATAAGCCAAACGCCGTCCTTGCCCTGAACCGAAGTCAGCAGAATATGCCCCGGCTTCATGCACTCCGGGCATCCCTCAATGGCATCGAGGCTATTGGTGATAAGGTTAAGCAAAATTTGTCTGAGCGCGTCCTGATCCGCAAAGACCGATTCCGGACCAAAGTCAAATTCCGGCACAGTTTCCTTGTCCTGAAAATCGAATCGCATGAGCTGCTTGATGGAATCTCCCAACGTGGATAGATCAATTTCCATGGGATCAAGCTGACGCGGACGGGCCAGATAAAGCAAGTCCGTAACAACTCGATTCAAGCGGTCCGCCTCCTGCACCATGGCTGCGGCATACTGATCAAGCGGAGCCTGCCCCTTGAGCTTGGTGGCAAACAACTGGGCAAAACCACGCAATGAGCTCAACGGATTGCGCACTTCATGGGCCACACCTGCGGCCAAAGAACCGATTTCCGCCAATCGCTTGGCCTCGTTCAAATCTTCTTCGAGCGACCGAAGCTGGGTGCGGTCACGTATGAGCACAAGCCGTTGACCGAGTTCAGGGGCTCCACCATCGTCATATTCCTGGAACGGCAACGTCAAAATTTCAAGCTGACGCCCCTGATAATCAAACTGCTCCCACTCATACGGCACAGCAAGCCCGATTTCATCATGGGTCTTTCCAAAATCGAAATCATGCCAGTTGGTACCGATAATTTCGGGCGCACCTTCTTCCCCTTCAGGAGCGAGAAGTTTTTTGGCCGAATGATTGGCAGCCAAAACCTCACCACTCTCAGCCAAAGTCACAAGGCCGTCGGGCATGTTGTCGAGCAGCTTGCTCTGGAACCGCTCGAGACGAATCAGCTGACGGCTGGCCCCTCGGCGGCGCAGATAAGCAAACGCCAACGACCAAAGAACAACTGCGGCAAGAAAGACATATCCGGTTTGATACGTGGCAGCTCGACGATACTGTCGAAACTGGGCCAGATGCTTCTCCGCATTAAGCCCCACCACCAAAAAAACCGGCGGTTCTTCCAGTTCCCTTTGCATACCATGTCGCATGCCTTGACCTTGATCCTGCCCTTGACCTTGTCCCTGACCACGGCGAGACATATGACTTGAACCATGTTCTCCGTCTTCGACAAAAGGAAGCATGCCACTCAGAGTGGAGATACCAGGCCGAGCGCGCAAGCCGGAAATGAGCACACTTTTCTTGCCCACCTGGGCCATCACATGCCACGCCCTGCCAGTCTCAATATCGCTGGTCACGGAATCGGGCAGACTAAACACGGGAGTGTCTTCTACGGCAGAAGAAACCAAAGGACGACCATCTTCGCCGAACAGAGTAATAAACACTATATCTTCGGATTTGGTCAGCTCTGCAAATAATTCCTCGGACATCGCCTGAAAAAGTTCAGGAGACTGAGGTGTCATGCGTAAATTCCGGGCAATACGTAAAATATTATTATCCACACCGCGCAGGATGGAGTTGCCTGTCATAATCATGTGATCTTCGACGATCTTGCGCTGTTGTGCAATGGATCGCCAAGTCAAATAGAGACTTCCCACTCCCAGCACGATAAGTGCCAGAACAAGGGCGACCAGAGGCCCTTTCTCCTTTCCGTCGGAATGAACAACTTCCATATTCTGCTACTTGCCTTTGATAATCAGATAAACGTCCTTGGGAGTACTGTCGTGCTTCTCGGCCAAGGACTTGAAGGAACTTTCAGGAGTGGCGTCCATGCCTGCAGCCTTGAGCTTCGCAAGGACTTCGTCAACGTCGAGACCATACGTGTTGCACACATCCCCAACCTTAAGCTTACCTGTACCAGCAGGGGGGACGGCAGGCATTCCCTTATACAAATCAACATCCTGACCGCCACGGATGGTGTCATAAACCTGCTGCGGACTGACACCCTTGGAACGGGCTATGTCTTTGATGAGAGACTGCTCGTTGATGGTGGAATCATATCCGGCAGCGTGAAGAGTCTCCACAGCCTTTGCCGCGTCAAGGCCAAGAAAACCACAAAACTTCATGAGAGGGCTAGTTTCGGCGTGACCATACGGCGGATTGCCATAGGTCGTTGTTGCTTCGTCCTTTATCTCGGCAGAAAAATCGAGCAACTGCTGCATGGGTGGCAACCCGAGCAATGTGCCAACAAGCACGAAAAGCGTCAGAACCAGACTGATGACCATAGGAACAGTCAAAATCACAAGCTCACGCGCCCGATTCTTCATGTAGGCCATGAGTGGCTTCCAGTTCAACCAGATATGCAGGAACATGGCGACCAAGAAAAGCGTTCCCACGGTAGTATGGATGTCCCCCCACTGGGTTTTGGTTAAACCGAGCAGATGCCAGTCAGCCCAGTAGGCCACGCGCCCCTCGGGTACAACGTACAAAATCACGCTGGTCAACAGCGTGATGAGAAAAGACAAAAGGCCTGTCAGGGATGTAATTTTCCTCATGGTCAAAATGCCTCCTCAAAAAGATGCATACTCCACTGTACTGAATTTTACGCGTGAAGCTATCCGAAGTTTATTATTATTTGCGGGACGGCCGCCACCATGGCAGACCGTCCCGCAAGCGTCCTGTTTTCCTGGTTATAGGAAATATTATCTAGTTAAAACGGGGGCCCTGACCGTTGCAGTTATATCCGTCGCCACGTCCCTGACCATAACAATCGCCATTATATCCACGTCCCTGACGTTGTCCGGGACCACGACCGTTGAATGCTACGATACCGGTTTCTTTTTCAAGTTCAGCACGCATGGAATCACGGGTGTCGCGCATCTGAGCACGCAGCTTGGTCATATCAGTCGTCAGCTTGGTGATCTTCTGCTCATCGGCATTGCCACCGTTAACCATGGCCTGCAAAGTGGCGTGTTTTGCCCACATCTGATCACGCAGCTCGGTGAATTTGGGCTGGTACTTATCAAAGATCTTGTCGACTGCAACCTGCTTTTCCGGGGTCAACTGACTGTATACACCGTTGCCGCCGCAACCGTTTCCAGCCCTTTGACCGTGTCCATACCCTTGACCAGCCATTGCCATTGCGGCCATGCTCAGGACCAGGACAGCTGCCAAAGCCGTGATGGTGATGTTCTTTTTGTTCATTGTTCCTCCGAAAATATTAAAATGTTTTTTGCAATCAGGATGAAGAGAGTGTGTGTTATCTTCTGTGACTTATTAAGCACACACCGTGCCAACATTTTAACAGTTCGATTTAAAAGAATAATTCAAAAAGGTCTTCACGCTCAAAGTCTACTTTTGTGCATTTTTATGCACACACATTGCACAAATCACGTGCAATGTGCAAGCGACATTCCTTGACATCATGAACAAAAGTCTCACATTGACAGCAGGACACAACTTGAACGTCAATCCAAGGTAATGCAATGCCCATATACGAATACATCTGCAAAGAATGCGACAATGAGTTCGAAGAACTTGTCTTTTCTCAAGACGCCACTGTGGTCTGTCCAAAATGTGGCTCGGAAAAGACAGAAAAGCTCATGAGCGCCTGCGCCGTAAAGACTGACGGCGGAGGCCTCAACCTCGATGCATTGCAGGACTCCGGCTGCGGCTCCGGCGGCGGCTGAGGCATCTAGATTCCGCACCCCGGTCCG
This genomic window contains:
- a CDS encoding sigma-54-dependent transcriptional regulator produces the protein MTEERIVLVVDDEPGHRMMVRAVLEEEDWTVLEADSGEQALRVLAEEAESDTFPDVAMVDMKMPGMDGMQLLKELQIRRPSMPVVLLTAFGSVGSAVDAMKKGAFDYLTKPADNDELTAVIGKAFEYHKLLEENVRLRAEVSGEADFIGASPGIERVRDLIGQAGPSEATVLILGPSGTGKELVAEGLHRASHRAKRPLIKVNCAALPDDLLESELFGYEKGAFTGAVKDKPGRFQLADGGTLFLDEIGEMPAALQAKLLRALQEKTIEPLGSVKPIHVDTRIIAATNRNLKKEVDAGRFREDLYYRLAVLEIRIPPLDERKEDLPLLVSFLLRRLGNKNNKIIRTVTPAFLDALSGYDWPGNVRELENVLERALILSRADALGTDLLPPQITGAREAAIHIDFTPPISASPAAPANLEEAEKQAIIQALEENGNHRERTADALGISRRTLQYKLKKYGLTRR
- a CDS encoding two-component system sensor histidine kinase NtrB; translated protein: MEVVHSDGKEKGPLVALVLALIVLGVGSLYLTWRSIAQQRKIVEDHMIMTGNSILRGVDNNILRIARNLRMTPQSPELFQAMSEELFAELTKSEDIVFITLFGEDGRPLVSSAVEDTPVFSLPDSVTSDIETGRAWHVMAQVGKKSVLISGLRARPGISTLSGMLPFVEDGEHGSSHMSRRGQGQGQGQDQGQGMRHGMQRELEEPPVFLVVGLNAEKHLAQFRQYRRAATYQTGYVFLAAVVLWSLAFAYLRRRGASRQLIRLERFQSKLLDNMPDGLVTLAESGEVLAANHSAKKLLAPEGEEGAPEIIGTNWHDFDFGKTHDEIGLAVPYEWEQFDYQGRQLEILTLPFQEYDDGGAPELGQRLVLIRDRTQLRSLEEDLNEAKRLAEIGSLAAGVAHEVRNPLSSLRGFAQLFATKLKGQAPLDQYAAAMVQEADRLNRVVTDLLYLARPRQLDPMEIDLSTLGDSIKQLMRFDFQDKETVPEFDFGPESVFADQDALRQILLNLITNSLDAIEGCPECMKPGHILLTSVQGKDGVWLIVADNGPGMDPNLEGDVFKPFVTGKKTGTGLGLAIVQNIMRAHKGEVVIHSELGDGTEMKLFFPKNTESDS
- a CDS encoding DUF4405 domain-containing protein, producing the protein MRKITSLTGLLSFLITLLTSVILYVVPEGRVAYWADWHLLGLTKTQWGDIHTTVGTLFLVAMFLHIWLNWKPLMAYMKNRARELVILTVPMVISLVLTLFVLVGTLLGLPPMQQLLDFSAEIKDEATTTYGNPPYGHAETSPLMKFCGFLGLDAAKAVETLHAAGYDSTINEQSLIKDIARSKGVSPQQVYDTIRGGQDVDLYKGMPAVPPAGTGKLKVGDVCNTYGLDVDEVLAKLKAAGMDATPESSFKSLAEKHDSTPKDVYLIIKGK
- a CDS encoding Spy/CpxP family protein refolding chaperone, which gives rise to MNKKNITITALAAVLVLSMAAMAMAGQGYGHGQRAGNGCGGNGVYSQLTPEKQVAVDKIFDKYQPKFTELRDQMWAKHATLQAMVNGGNADEQKITKLTTDMTKLRAQMRDTRDSMRAELEKETGIVAFNGRGPGQRQGRGYNGDCYGQGRGDGYNCNGQGPRFN
- a CDS encoding FmdB family zinc ribbon protein — protein: MPIYEYICKECDNEFEELVFSQDATVVCPKCGSEKTEKLMSACAVKTDGGGLNLDALQDSGCGSGGG